The Thermomonospora amylolytica sequence CTGGGCCGCCGCTGCATCGCCGGTGACGACGGCCGGCTCACCTGGCTGGTGCTGGCCTCCGGCTACAAGACGGTCCACCAGCCCACCGCGCGGGCGGTGTCGATGTTCCCCTCCTCGTTCCGGGCGTTCGTCAAGCAGCGGATCCGCTGGAGCCGCAACTCCTACCGGTGCTACCTGACCGCCCTGTGGAAGGGCTGGCTGTGGAAGACGCCGTTCGTCACCAAGGTGACCGTGCTGCAGATCCTGCTCACCCCGGTCACCATGGGCATCACGCTGGCGTACCTGCTGTTCAGCCGGCTGGAGCTCACCCCGCTGGGCGTCGGGCTGGCGGTGGGCTGGCTGCTGCTGGGCCGCGGCGTCCGGGGCTGGTCGCACCTGCGGCGCCACCCCGGGGAGATCTGGCTGCTGCCGCTGCTCACCCTGGTCGTCATCATGATCGCCCTGCCGATCAAGCTGTACGCGTTCGTCACGATGAACAAACAGGGGTGGCTGACCCGTACCTCGGACCAGGTCGGCGGCGCCGGGCAGACCGCCGCCACGCTGCAGGGAGCGGCCTGACATGGGCGGCGGGGCCGCCGGCGGCGGAGCCGGCCGCAGGACCCTCGCGGCGACGCTGACCCTGGGCCTGGTGGCCGCGCTTGGCGCGGGCGCGGCCACCGCTCACGCCGCTCCCGGGCCCACCGACGGGCCCGGGAGCGGCGTCACCCGGCCGGATCCGGCCACCGCCGGGCCCGGGAGCGGCACCGTGACGCCGGACCCCGCCGAGGCCGAGCCGGGGGGATCGGCCGACCCGACCCCGGCCGAGGTCGGCGCGGTCGACCCCGCCGACGCCGCCCGGCAGGCCGCGCTGGTCGACCGGGAGGACCAGCGGATCATCCAGACCCGGGCGGTGCTGGCGGCGATGCTGCAGATCGGCGGGACCGAGTCGGGCCGCTGGAAGCAGCCGCAGATCTACGGCTCCGCGCACGGCAAGACCCTGGTGCTGCCCGAACGCGGCGACGGCGCCGCGTACACGATCAGGGACCTGGCGGCGGCCGGGGGCGGGAAGTACCTCCGGCGCCTGCCCGACGGGTCCTACCTGCTGGGCATCCACGTGTTCGTCGCCGACGGCGCCGAGCTGGTGCTGGAGAGCGGCGACCGGCCGCTGGTGATCAGGATGGGCAGCATCCCCGGCGCGTTCGCCTCCGTCGTCGGGTTCGGCGGCGTCATCCGGATCATCGGCACCCGGCGCGCCCCGGTCACCGTCACCAGCTGGAACGCCCAGACCCGGCGGCCCGACACCAGGCCCGAGGACGGCCGCGCCTACATCCGCGCGGTCGGCGGCGAGTTCGAGATGGAGCACGCCCACGTCTCGCACCTGGGGTTCTGGAGCGGCCGCACCGGCGGCATCGCCCTCACCGGCACCGACCGGCCGACCAGCGCCGCCAAGCACCGCACCAAGGAACAGCGGCAGCAGGACAAGCGGCTGCGCATGCGGCGCAACCAGGAGGGCCAGGGCGGCGCCGGCGGCGGACCCGGGGACGTGGAGCTGGGCCCCGCCGGGCAGGGCGGCGGCACCGCCTCCCACGTGCCCGCCGAGGAACTGGTGACCGGCTCCATCGAGAACAGCGCCATCACCGGCAACGCCTACGGGCTGTTCGTCTCCGGCTCCAACCAGACCCAGATCAGCGGCAACCGCGTCACCGGCAGCCTGGTGCACGGCGTGCTGCTGCACCGCTTCGTCAAGAACGCCACCGTCGAGAACACCACCGTCACCGGCAGCCGGGGCGACGGGTTCGTGCTGTCGCGGGCCACCGAGAAGGTCCGGGTCGTCGGCTGCACCGCCGAGCGCAACGGCCGCAACGGGTTCACCCTCAACGGGCAGGCGCTGGCCGCCGGGCCGTCGGCGGCCGGCGAGCCGCTGAGCGACTTCGGCGACAGCTCGGTCAGCGGCGGCATCGCCCGCGGCAACGCCCGCTACGGCGTGGAACTGCTCGGCGGGCGCAAGCTGGCCGTGCAGGGCAGCCGGATCACCGGCGGCGACATGGGCATCGTGGTCCGCGCCGGGGCCGCCGACGTGCGGCTGTCCGGCAACACCCTGACCGGGCAGCGCCGGCACGGGATCGCGCTGCGCGACGGGGTCACCGGGGCGGCGGTCAGCGGCAACTCCATCACCGGCCCGGTCACCGGGATCTACCTGCGCTCCTCCACCGGGACCATCGTCGGCAACACCATCACCGTCGCCAGGACGCCCAGGGCGCACGGCATCTCGGTGCTGGGCGACGCCGACGGCACCCAGATCACCAGCAACACCGTCCGCGGCTCCGGCACCAGTGCGGTGCACGTCTCCCGGGCGCACGGCGACGTGGAACGCGACGACAACGACCTGGACGGCTGGCACGACACCGCCACCCTCTGGATGAAGGCGCGGCGGTTCGTCAAGCCGATGAACCTGGTCTGGGCGGGCGTCTTCCTGCTGGTGATCGTCTCCATGGTGCGCTCCCGCGACGCCGGTCCCCGGCTGCGGCGCGGATCCCACCCGTACGCGCCCCAGCGCCGCCTGGACCACCGCCCCGCCCAGGTGCTGCAACGCCGTCCGCACCAGCCGTCCACGGGGGAGAGGGCCCTGACATGACCGACACGACCCGCGAGGCGCCCGGGCGCCGCAGGCGGCGCCGGGCGCTGACGACCGTGCTGGTGCTGGCGCTGTCCGGTGGCGGCACCTACGCCTACCTGTCCTACGACCGCGCCGAGCCGGCGCCCGGGGTGAACGACGTGGCGCCGCAGGACGCCCAGCAGCAGGCCACCCTGGTCGACCAGGAGGACCTGCGGGTCATGCAGACCCGGGCGGTGCTGTCCTCGGCGCTGGCGCGCGGCGGGGCCCGCGCCGCCCAGGTCCGCCAGCCGCACATCGCCAGCTCGGCCAACGGCCGCACCCTGGTGCTGACCGCCCGCAGCGCCCCCTACTACGTGGCCGACCTGGAACGCTTCGCGCAGGAGGACTTCCAGCGCCAGAGCGACGGGTCGTACCTGCTGAGCATCAACCTGTTCGTGGCGCACGGCGCCAAGCTGGTGCTGCAGAGCGCCACCGGGCCGCTGGACCTGCGGCTGTCCAGCGAGCCGGGCGCGTTCACCTCCATCGTGGGGTTCGGCGCCAGCATCCGCGTCAACGGGTCGGCGCAGAACCCGGTCCGCATCACCGGCTGGGACGCCCAGGCCGGCGCGCCCGACACCCGCGTCGCCGACGGCCGCGCCTACATCCGCGCCATCGGCGGCGAACTGCGGATGCGCCACACGCACGTGTCCCACCTGGGGTTCTGGAGCGGCCGCACCGGCGGGATCGCGCTGACCGGCTCGGACCGGCCCAGCGACTCGGCCGAGGACCTCCAGAAGAACCGGTGGCGGCCAGAACGGCGCACCGTGCTGATGCCCGACGGGCGGCGCGAGACCACCGGCGGCGGCATGGACGCCATCGAGGTCGCCCCGGCCCGCGGCGGCGCCGGGACCGGCTTCCAGGTGCCGTCGGCCAACCTGGTCACCGGCGCCATCGAGAACAGCACCGTCACCGGGAACGCCTACGGGATCTTCATCACCGCCTCCAACCGGACCGAGATCCGCGACACCACCGTCACCGGCAGCCTGGTGCACGGGGTGCTGATGCACCGCTTCGCCCGCAACGCCACCATCGAGAACACCACCGTGCGCGGCAGCCGCGGCGACGGGTTCGTGCTGTCGCGGGCCACCGAGAAGGTCAGCGTCACCGGCTGCCTGGCCGAGGGCAACGGCGGCAACGGCTTCACCCTGAACGGGCTGCCGCTGGCCGAGGGACCGTCGGCGTCCGGGGAGGCCACCGAGGGCTTCGGGGACAGCTCGGTGATCAGCAGCACCGCCCGCGACAACGGCCGGTACGGCATCGAACTGCTCGGCGGGGTGGACCTGGCGGTGCAGACCAGCCGGGTCGTCGGCGGCGACATGGGCATCGTGGTCGGCGACGGGGCCCGGGGCGTGCGGGTCTCCGGCAACGAGCTGACCGGGCAGCGCCGCCAGGGCATCGCCGTCCGCGACGGCGTGACCGGCGCCCGGATCAGCGGCAACATCATCCGGCAGACCCGCACCGGGCTGTTCGTCCGGGGCTCCAGCGCGCAGATCGACGGCAACACCGTGCACGCCGCCACGCTGCACGGCGTCAGCCTGGTCGGCCCCGCCGGCGGCACCCGGATCAGCGGCAACACCTTCGGCGGGGCCGGCCGCAGCGCCGTCGACCTGCTGCGCGCCACCGGCCCGGTGGACGCGCGCGACAACAACACCCGCGGCTGGCGCGACACCGCCGACCTGACGACGCAGATCAGGCGGATCGCCAAGCCCATGAACGTCATCTGGGCCGGGGTGTTCCTGCTGGTGGTGGTGTCCGCGCTGCGCTCGCGCAACGCCGGGCCGCTGGTCGGCCGCCGCGGAGCGCACCCCTACGAGCGCCAGCGCCGCCTGGAGCACCGCCAGGCCGTCCCGCTGCCCACCCGGGCCGCCCAGACCGCCGCGGGCGCCGGCGAACGGCACGATGAGCTCAGCGGCGCGGGCACTCGATAGGGACGGGACCTCGATGACCGACAGGATCGATCTGAAGTTCGTCGCCGGGCTGCTGGTCGGCGCGCTGCTGATGGCGGGCCTGGTCGCCTGGCTGATGCGCGACGGCGACGGCGGCGACGGACGGCCGGCCGGAGCGAGCGGCCGGGCCGCGCCCGGCACCGGCGCCCCGCCGGCCGACGACGGGGGCGAGGGGGACGACGGCGGCGACGGCGGCGACGAGCCGTTCGCCCCGGCGGGCCCGCCACCGGCCCACCGGGTCCCGTCCGGGGAGGGGCGCATCGCCTGCCCCGAGCCGACCCGGACCGTCGAAGGCGCCGAGGACCTGCACGAGGCCCTCAGGACCGCCCGGCCCGGCGACACCATCCGGCTGGCCGACGGGATCTATTCCGGGAAATTCGTGGCGCGCGCCTCGGGGACCCCGCAGAAACCGATCCACCTGTGCGGCGGGCGCGGGGCGATCCTCGACGGCGGCGGCGTCAAGAAGGGCTACGGATTCCACCTCGACCGGGCCGGCCACTGGCGGCTGGTGGGATTCACCGTGCGCAACAGCCAGAAGGGCGTCATGGCCGACGCCACCACCGGAACAGTCGTCCAGGACCTGCAGGTGCACGACATCGGCGACGAGGCCGTCCATCTCCGCAACTTCTCCAGCCGCAACACGGTGCAGTACAACCTGATCTACAACACCGGGCTGCGCCGCGAGAAGTTCGGCGAGGGCGTCTACCTGGGCACCGCGGAGAGCAACTGGAAGCGGTTCTCCGGCGGGAGGATGGACCGCAGCGACCACAACGTGGTGCGCGGGAACGTGATCCGGGCCGTCGCCGAGGCGGTGGACGCCAAGGAGGGCACCACCGGCGGCCGGATCGTCGGGAACGTCTTCGACGGGTCCGCGCTCGGCGGCTCCAAGCACAACGACTCCTGGGTCGACGTCAAGGGCAACGGATACCTCGTCGAGGGCAACCAGGGGTTCGGCACCAACGAGGACGGGTTCCAGACCCACGAGATCGTCGAGGGCTGGGGCACCGGCAACACCTTCCGCGGCAACGTCATCGACCTCGGCGACGGCGGCGGGGTCGGGATCAACGACACCGCCGGCGGCAACACGATCGCCTGCGACAACAAGGTCACCGGAGGCCCGCTCACCAAGGACGGGCGATGCGGCTGACGCCGCCCTCCGCGACATCACGGCGCGGCGCCGACACGACAGGAGAACCCATGAACACCGGACGAACCCCCCGCCTGACCGTGATCGGCACCGGCTACCTCGGCGCCACCCACGCGGTCTGCATGGCCTCGCTGGGCTTCGAGGTCCTCGGCGTGGACGTCGACGCCGGCAAGATCGGCAAACTGGCCTCCGGGCAGGTGCCGTTCTTCGAGCCCGGCCTGCCCGAGCTGCTGGCCAAGACCCTGGAGACGGGGCGGCTGCGCTTCACCACCTCCTACGCGGAGGCCGCCGAGTTCGGCGACGTGCACTTCATCTGCGTCGGCACCCCGCAGATGCCCGGCTCGGACGCCTGCGACATCTCCTACGTGGACGCCGCCGTCACCGCCCTGGCCCCGCACCTGACCCGGCGTGCGCTGGTGGTCGGCAAGTCCACCGTCCCGGTCGGCACCGCCGCCCGGCTCACCCACGTCGTCCGCGAGCTGGCCCCCGCCGGCGAGGAGGTCGAGCTGGCCTGGAACCCCGAGTTCCTGCGCGAGGGCTACGCCGTCGACGACACCCTGCGCCCGGACCGGCTGGTGTTCGGGGTGGCCTCCGACCGGGCCCGCGACACCCTGGCCGCCGCGTTCGCCCCGATCATCGAGGCGGGCACCCCGGTGGTGACCACCGACCTGGCCACCGCCGAGCTGGTCAAGGTGGCCGCCAACTCGTTCCTGGCCACCAAGATCTCCTACATCAACGCGATGGCCGAGGTGTGCGAGGCCACCGGCGCCGACGTGCGCGACCTGGCCACCGCGCTGGCCTACGACGACCGGATCGGCGGCCGGTTCCTGCAGCCGGGCCTCGGGTTCGGCGGCGGCTGCCTGCCCAAGGACATCCGGGCGTTCGCGCACCGCGCCGAGGAGATCGGGGTGGGGCAGGCGGTGTCGTTCCTGCGCGAGGTCGACGCCATCAACCGCCGCCGCCGGTCCCGCACCGTCGACCTGGTCCGCGAGCTGCTCGGCGGGCGGCTGGACGGCAGGCGCATCGCCTGCCTGGGCGCGGCGTTCAAGCCCAACTCCGACGACATCCGCGACGCCCCCGCCCTGGACGTGGCCCGCACCATGCACGGCCTGGGCGCCTACGTGCGGGTGTACGACCCGGCCGCGCTGGACAACGCCCGCCGCGCCTACCCGGAGCTGCGGTACGGCGAGAGCGCCATGGACGTCGCCCGGGACGCCGACGTGGTGGTGCTGCTGACCGAGTGGGCCGAGTTCCGCCAGATCGACCCGCACGCGATGGCCGAGGTGACCGCCCACCGCCGGATCGTGGACGGCCGGCACGCCCTGGACGCCGAGGCGTGGCGGGCGGCGGGCTGGGAGTACCGCGCGCTCGGCCGTTCCTGAGATCCCCGCAAGGTCCCGCAGGCCCGGCGATCGTCCCGGGGAGGCCGATACCCTTTCCCAGGGGGACACGTCGACGTGTCATGGTCACAGGGGAGCGCGAGTGGGCCGACCGGGCGTACGGGGGTTGCGGATCTGGGCGGTCACCACGCTGCTGCTGGCGGTCTGCGGCCCGCCGCTGGGCCTGCTGTGGGCGGCCTGGTCCCCGCCGGTCCGGTACGTGCTGCTCGGCGGCTCGGTGGAGCTGGCCGACCCGGAGACCCAGGCGCTGATCGCCACCGACGGCCGGTTCGCGGCGATCGCCGCGGCCGCCGGCCTGCTCAGCGGGGTGCTGGCCTATCTGGCCGGGGGCCGGGACAACGACGTCCCGCTGGTGCTCGGCCTGGGCACCGGCGGGCTCGCCGGGGCGCTGCTGGCCTGGTGGGCGGGGCACCAGGCCGGGCCGGACGACCTGGGCGCGGCGCTGCGGGCCGCCGCCGGCCGGGCCGTGGAGGGCCCGGCCGACCTGCACGCCACCGGGGTGGTGGTGTTCTGGCCGCTGCTGGCGGTGGCGATGTACGGGATGCTGGAGGCCGCCCTCGGCCGGCTAGCCCCGCGCGATCCGGGCCACGGCGGCGCCGACGAGCCGTACCAGATCGCCGGGGGCCAGTTCGATCTGCAGGCCGCGCCGGCCGGCCGAGACGAGGATCGTGGCGAACCCTGACGCGGAGGAGTCCACCACGGTCGGCAGCCTGCGGCGCTGCCCGAGCGGGCTGATCCCGCCGACCACGTAGCCGGTCGCCCGTTCGGCCGCCGCCGGGTCGGCCAGCTGCGCCTTCTTGCCGCCCGCGGCGGCGGCCAGCGCCTTGAGGTCCAGCTCGCCCGACACCGGCACCACCCCGACCGTCAGGTTCCCGTCCACGGTGGCGACCAGGGTCTTGAACAGCCGTTCACGCGGCACGCCGAGGGCGTCGGCGACCGCCGCGCCGTAGTTGTCGACCCCGTGGTCCACGTCGTAGGTGTGCAGGGTGTAGGCGATCCCCGCCCTGGCGGCGGCCACCGTCGCCGGGGTTCCGCCCCCCTTGGTCTTCGAGCCCATGCGGGCAGTGAACCACCTGCCGCCGATCTTCCGCGCCCCGATTTCAGTTGGGGTGCACGGCGCCGTCGAGGAACTGCCCGGCCGGGACCGCCGGCAGCACCTCCAGCAGCCGGATCTCCCGTTCCAGCAGGTCCTGCTCGGCGCGCAGCCGCAGCGCGGCGTCCTCGGCCTCCAGCAGCCGCTGCTTGTCGCCCGAGTCCAGCACCGCCGCCGCGGCGACCAGGTACGACAGCCGCACCGGGTCGTCCGGCAGCTCCAGCGGCTCGTCGGCCTCCGCGCCCGCCGACAGCAGCCGCTCCCGGTAGGCGTGGAACAGCCGGGCCACCCGGGCGGCCGCCTCCGCGGCGCCCTCGCCGGCCTCCTCGCCGAGGTACTCCACGTCCCCGACCAGGTACGGCCCCGACCGGTCGATCTCCTTGAGCCGGAACCGGGCGGTGCCCACGGTCACCACGTCGAACCGGCCGTCGGGGTGCGGCTGGACGGTGTGCAGGTCGGCGGTGCAGCCGACCGGGGCAAGCCGGCGGGCCGCGCCCTCGCCGACCTCGTGGCCGAGCTCGATCGCGACCACCCCGAACCGGCGCGGCTCGGGCATCTCCAGCAGGTCCCGCATCAGCAGCCGGTACCGCTCCTCGAACAGGTGCAGCGGCAGCACCAGTCCCGGGAACAGCACCGTGCCCAGGGGGAACAGCGGCAGGCGTGCGGTCACACCGTCAGCCTACGCCTCAGTAACGATCATGACAGCGGTGGAATTCTCAGATGGTGAAGCGCGCCCGGCGCGGTCTCGCTCCCCGGCGACACGTCTCAGGACCCGAGACCGGTGCCCGATCCGCGGGCGGCCCTCCGTAGACTGGAGCGGTGATCTCCCGTATCGACCTGCGCGGATCCCTGCCCGGCGATCTGCGCTCCGTGCTGCCCCGCGCCGAGCTCGACGTCGAGGCCGCCCTGGAGAAGGTGCGGCCCATCTGCGAGGACGTGCGCCATAGGGGCGCGGCCGCGGTGCGGGAGTACACCAAGCGGTTCGACGGCGTGGACCTGGAGTCGCTGCGCGTCCCGACCTCGGCGATCGACCAGGCCCTGGCCGGGCTGGACCCGGCGGTCCGCGACGCCCTGGAGGAGTCGATCCGCCGCGCCCGGCTGGTCCACCGCGACCAGCGCCGCACCGACGTCACCACCCAGGTGGTGCCCGGCGGCACCGTCACCGAGCGGTGGATCCCGGTCGACCGGGTCGGCCTGTACGTGCCGGGCGGCCGGGCCGTCTACCCCTCCAGCGTGGTGATGAACGTCGTGCCCGCGCAGGAGGCCGGGGTCGGCTCGCTGGCCGTCACCTCCCCGCCGCAGCCGGAGTTCGGCGGCCTGCCGCACCCGGCGATCCTGGCGGCGTGCAAGCTGCTGGGCGTCGACGAGGTGTACGCCGCCGGCGGGGCGCACGCGATCGCGATGTTCGCCTACGGCACCGAGGAGTGCCGCCCGGTCGACCTGGTCACCGGCCCTGGCAACATCTGGGTGGCCGCCGCCAAGCGGCATCTCAAGGGCGTGATCGGGATCGACTCCGAGGCCGGCCCCACCGAGATCGCGATCCTGGCCGACGCCACCGCCGACCCGGTGCACGTGGCCGCCGACCTGATCAGCCAGGCCGAGCACGACACGCTGGCCGCCGCGGTGCTGGTCACCGACAGCGTCGAGCTGGCCGGACGGGTCGAGCGGGAGCTGGCCGAGCAGATCGCCCGCACCAAGCACGTCGAGCGCATCACCGAGGCGCTGCGCGGCAGGCAGTCCGGCATCGTGCTGGTCGACGACCTGGCGGCCGGGCTGGCGGTGGTCAACGCCTACGCCGCCGAGCACCTGGAGATCCAGACCGCGAACGCCCGCGAGGTCGCCGCCCGGGTCCGCAACGCCGGGGCGATCTTCATCGGCCCGCACTCGCCGGTGTCGCTGGGCGACTACCTGGCCGGGTCCAACCACGTGCTGCCCACCGGCGGCTGCGCCTGCCACTCCTCGGGACTGTCGGTGCAGTCGTTCCTGCGCGGCGTCCATGTGGTGGAGTACGACGAGCGCGCGCTGGCCGAGGCCACCGCCCGGGTGGTGGCGCTGGCCGAGGCCGAGGACCTGCCCGCCCACGGGGCCGCGATGAAGGCCCGCTTCGACTGGGGGATCCCCGAGTGACGTCCCTGAACGACCTCCCGATCCGCGACGACCTGCGGGGCCGGGAGCCCTACGGCGCGCCCCAGCTCGACGTCCCGGTGCGGCTGAACACCAACGAGAACCCGTACCCGCCGTCGCCGGAGCTGGTGAAGGCGCTGGGCGACGCGGTCGCCGAGGTCGCCTCCTCGCTCAACCGCTACCCCGACCGGGACGCGGTGGCGCT is a genomic window containing:
- a CDS encoding UDP-glucose dehydrogenase family protein, with translation MNTGRTPRLTVIGTGYLGATHAVCMASLGFEVLGVDVDAGKIGKLASGQVPFFEPGLPELLAKTLETGRLRFTTSYAEAAEFGDVHFICVGTPQMPGSDACDISYVDAAVTALAPHLTRRALVVGKSTVPVGTAARLTHVVRELAPAGEEVELAWNPEFLREGYAVDDTLRPDRLVFGVASDRARDTLAAAFAPIIEAGTPVVTTDLATAELVKVAANSFLATKISYINAMAEVCEATGADVRDLATALAYDDRIGGRFLQPGLGFGGGCLPKDIRAFAHRAEEIGVGQAVSFLREVDAINRRRRSRTVDLVRELLGGRLDGRRIACLGAAFKPNSDDIRDAPALDVARTMHGLGAYVRVYDPAALDNARRAYPELRYGESAMDVARDADVVVLLTEWAEFRQIDPHAMAEVTAHRRIVDGRHALDAEAWRAAGWEYRALGRS
- a CDS encoding right-handed parallel beta-helix repeat-containing protein, with protein sequence MGGGAAGGGAGRRTLAATLTLGLVAALGAGAATAHAAPGPTDGPGSGVTRPDPATAGPGSGTVTPDPAEAEPGGSADPTPAEVGAVDPADAARQAALVDREDQRIIQTRAVLAAMLQIGGTESGRWKQPQIYGSAHGKTLVLPERGDGAAYTIRDLAAAGGGKYLRRLPDGSYLLGIHVFVADGAELVLESGDRPLVIRMGSIPGAFASVVGFGGVIRIIGTRRAPVTVTSWNAQTRRPDTRPEDGRAYIRAVGGEFEMEHAHVSHLGFWSGRTGGIALTGTDRPTSAAKHRTKEQRQQDKRLRMRRNQEGQGGAGGGPGDVELGPAGQGGGTASHVPAEELVTGSIENSAITGNAYGLFVSGSNQTQISGNRVTGSLVHGVLLHRFVKNATVENTTVTGSRGDGFVLSRATEKVRVVGCTAERNGRNGFTLNGQALAAGPSAAGEPLSDFGDSSVSGGIARGNARYGVELLGGRKLAVQGSRITGGDMGIVVRAGAADVRLSGNTLTGQRRHGIALRDGVTGAAVSGNSITGPVTGIYLRSSTGTIVGNTITVARTPRAHGISVLGDADGTQITSNTVRGSGTSAVHVSRAHGDVERDDNDLDGWHDTATLWMKARRFVKPMNLVWAGVFLLVIVSMVRSRDAGPRLRRGSHPYAPQRRLDHRPAQVLQRRPHQPSTGERALT
- a CDS encoding LON peptidase substrate-binding domain-containing protein, whose protein sequence is MTARLPLFPLGTVLFPGLVLPLHLFEERYRLLMRDLLEMPEPRRFGVVAIELGHEVGEGAARRLAPVGCTADLHTVQPHPDGRFDVVTVGTARFRLKEIDRSGPYLVGDVEYLGEEAGEGAAEAAARVARLFHAYRERLLSAGAEADEPLELPDDPVRLSYLVAAAAVLDSGDKQRLLEAEDAALRLRAEQDLLEREIRLLEVLPAVPAGQFLDGAVHPN
- a CDS encoding right-handed parallel beta-helix repeat-containing protein, translated to MTDTTREAPGRRRRRRALTTVLVLALSGGGTYAYLSYDRAEPAPGVNDVAPQDAQQQATLVDQEDLRVMQTRAVLSSALARGGARAAQVRQPHIASSANGRTLVLTARSAPYYVADLERFAQEDFQRQSDGSYLLSINLFVAHGAKLVLQSATGPLDLRLSSEPGAFTSIVGFGASIRVNGSAQNPVRITGWDAQAGAPDTRVADGRAYIRAIGGELRMRHTHVSHLGFWSGRTGGIALTGSDRPSDSAEDLQKNRWRPERRTVLMPDGRRETTGGGMDAIEVAPARGGAGTGFQVPSANLVTGAIENSTVTGNAYGIFITASNRTEIRDTTVTGSLVHGVLMHRFARNATIENTTVRGSRGDGFVLSRATEKVSVTGCLAEGNGGNGFTLNGLPLAEGPSASGEATEGFGDSSVISSTARDNGRYGIELLGGVDLAVQTSRVVGGDMGIVVGDGARGVRVSGNELTGQRRQGIAVRDGVTGARISGNIIRQTRTGLFVRGSSAQIDGNTVHAATLHGVSLVGPAGGTRISGNTFGGAGRSAVDLLRATGPVDARDNNTRGWRDTADLTTQIRRIAKPMNVIWAGVFLLVVVSALRSRNAGPLVGRRGAHPYERQRRLEHRQAVPLPTRAAQTAAGAGERHDELSGAGTR
- a CDS encoding right-handed parallel beta-helix repeat-containing protein, whose product is MTDRIDLKFVAGLLVGALLMAGLVAWLMRDGDGGDGRPAGASGRAAPGTGAPPADDGGEGDDGGDGGDEPFAPAGPPPAHRVPSGEGRIACPEPTRTVEGAEDLHEALRTARPGDTIRLADGIYSGKFVARASGTPQKPIHLCGGRGAILDGGGVKKGYGFHLDRAGHWRLVGFTVRNSQKGVMADATTGTVVQDLQVHDIGDEAVHLRNFSSRNTVQYNLIYNTGLRREKFGEGVYLGTAESNWKRFSGGRMDRSDHNVVRGNVIRAVAEAVDAKEGTTGGRIVGNVFDGSALGGSKHNDSWVDVKGNGYLVEGNQGFGTNEDGFQTHEIVEGWGTGNTFRGNVIDLGDGGGVGINDTAGGNTIACDNKVTGGPLTKDGRCG
- the hisD gene encoding histidinol dehydrogenase, with the protein product MISRIDLRGSLPGDLRSVLPRAELDVEAALEKVRPICEDVRHRGAAAVREYTKRFDGVDLESLRVPTSAIDQALAGLDPAVRDALEESIRRARLVHRDQRRTDVTTQVVPGGTVTERWIPVDRVGLYVPGGRAVYPSSVVMNVVPAQEAGVGSLAVTSPPQPEFGGLPHPAILAACKLLGVDEVYAAGGAHAIAMFAYGTEECRPVDLVTGPGNIWVAAAKRHLKGVIGIDSEAGPTEIAILADATADPVHVAADLISQAEHDTLAAAVLVTDSVELAGRVERELAEQIARTKHVERITEALRGRQSGIVLVDDLAAGLAVVNAYAAEHLEIQTANAREVAARVRNAGAIFIGPHSPVSLGDYLAGSNHVLPTGGCACHSSGLSVQSFLRGVHVVEYDERALAEATARVVALAEAEDLPAHGAAMKARFDWGIPE
- the ybaK gene encoding Cys-tRNA(Pro) deacylase translates to MGSKTKGGGTPATVAAARAGIAYTLHTYDVDHGVDNYGAAVADALGVPRERLFKTLVATVDGNLTVGVVPVSGELDLKALAAAAGGKKAQLADPAAAERATGYVVGGISPLGQRRRLPTVVDSSASGFATILVSAGRRGLQIELAPGDLVRLVGAAVARIARG